Part of the Arachis hypogaea cultivar Tifrunner chromosome 6, arahy.Tifrunner.gnm2.J5K5, whole genome shotgun sequence genome, AGTTTGGCGATCAAAATCGCAAATTTATAAGCCGAGAAGACAATATCAAGTCACTGCATTTCGCACTCACATTAATGACATTATTGCAATCTAATTTACATGAAGAAGAATATCCTTATATATGAATTGCAATgtctatattataattttttattttttttttataaatataaaaagtaaaagctttatGCATTTATCTACAGATCAAAGcataactatatttatatatatcctTAAAAATAtcgtgaatttggttttcatctttatATAAACGGGGAGAAAGGATTGGTCTTTTTAAACTCAATTTGGATAAATAGCTTAATTAAACtacttttgaaaaaatagtttaaacaataaatgactatattaaaaatagcttataaataagttattttatgtttggttttttagttctaaaagtgcttgttttatagaaatgtgataaaaaataatagtattatgagagaagtaatttttttaacttctctataaactcCTAAATAGTTTCTTAAAAAgttgcaatttgattttgaaaactatactaaacattaatactactactttttataaatcaaaagcttaaaaaatttacttttaaaattttcaaacaggTCCTTAGTCAAAAATTTAAGAACATTTGGTTTTGActcttagaaattttcatattcaCGTTAGTCCAAATATCTCAAAAAAGAATTAACAATTGATTTTACTACCTTAAAATTAGAAGACTGGATAAATTATTTGTAGAAAATGTAAAGTTTAACCAAAATGATTTAGACAAATCATTATCATTTTTAAGGACTTAAAACGAATTATATAGAATGAAAACCAAACAAAATAATAGAGTCAACCCAACTTTTTAGGGAAAAAATTAGacctaaataaagaaaaaaatatgtaaGGAGCAAATCAAAATCTACAATATCTTTAAGGAGGAAAATCATATTTAAACcagaaataaaagagtgattataTATACATTCAGACTGGAACttttaaagtagtgaatatgcaACAAAATAGTGAAAATACATCTCTCTTCTTTCTTGAGTAGTTGTTAGAGTAGCTAATGCAAAGAGATGCTTATGAAGCACttctagtttttattattttttatcaaagttTTAGTAATGTTGTTATTTGTTGCCCTAATTGTCATGGCACTTGGCACATACCGTTAACGTGACAAgaagctttttcttcttcttggcacttctagtttttattattttattataggaAGTTGGTTTTCTATATCTCGAATCGCACTTTAGTACAGAACCCTTACGATGGcccacttctttttcttcttttgttgcaTTTATTGATCATAATTCATACCAATATAACGGGTATCATAATCAAATGTATAAACTCAGAAAATATAGTTGAGCATGAGGTACTTTCAgcgtgaaaaagtgaaaaacttTAAAACTATAAAATACCTTTTCACTAATTGAGATAGCTACAAATAAGGAAAGATTATACCAACGTGGAACAGAAACGGTATTCAAGTGTTACACTATTAGTAGCTATTATAAAACAAAATGCAATataagtactttttttttttttcgtattcTACTCCAGCTCGATAACTCGATAATAAAACTAGTATAATCTGTGACAACTAGGTTTGGTTAACAAAGACAGAatctgtttatttattttttcaagaaGTGAAACCAAACTtgatcaattcaaaatcatacaTTGACCTATTTAGACCCTAAAAACAAGAATCAAGATGATATATAAATCTCATTAAGATTATCTTATTACATCTTGCGGTTCAAGCCCATCATCATAAGGCAACATTTTTCAATACTCTAGTTTTCTACCAAAATCTATGTATAAAAAGTCATGATCTACTAGTCAAGCAAATAAGAGTCAATGGCACTCGTAACAAGCAAAGTGGTTATGAGATGGAATGGCTCGCAAAAGTCAATTATTACTAGAACTAACAAGTGAATACCAGGCATAAATTATTAAGAGAAGGGAGCATCTTCACTTCACTAAGTAGTGTTTAGAAACTCTCCTGGGATACAAATATAAGAACAGTGAAACAATAGAGGCAAAGATAGagacaaacaaagaagaagatcaATACCAAGAAGAGTGTGAAATTTTGTCAGTGTCCTGTCTCCATTGCTGCCCCTACTTTTTGGGAGGATAGAAAAACTTCGTTGCCTTTATACCTGTCTAAGCTACCAAATAGGTTTATGTACTCATTGTCTCTGTGTTTGTGTACAAGAGACAGTTTCGAAATGCTACCTTACAATGTTAAATGGTTCCACATCAACCAAATCCCAAATATAATGGAATCATAAAATTTGGAAAGAACCAATCTATTACTTCTTCACATGCAGTCAATATGTTCAGAACTTGAAATTCATATAATGCATGAGTATAAGAAACTTTTTGCACTATACTGCCATGTTCTACTGAATCCAAATGCAGCAAAATGATTAATTCTAAACAACGATAATCATCGTCCGTATGGCGGCAATTCATAATAGATATCATGCCGTTGAAATTGAACAACAGATGAGGGATGACATAGTCACCAACAAGGGCAGGCATAGAGCAATGCTATAACAGATGCACATAGGTTGATTGAGATAGTTGGGTCATGCGGTATGATGATGGATTTTATTACTTAGGAAAATATTAAGCCATATTTCATAGAAAACATCAAACTAAGAAAAGGAATTTAGCTACTTTCTACCTTAAGGATTCATTATACCGCTAGAGGCAAAGACTAATCCACTCAATTCCCCCTGAAGGTACTGGACATAATCAATTTCTGCTGCCAATACCTAACACCCTATTTTGGAAACCTATAATCCCATGATGAATGCCAAACACAGCTCATTAGTGTACCAAGTTAACACATAAATGAGGCTCACGTCAATGAAACCAAAATTTCATCAGTCAAATCCACATCAATAATATCATGAACATACCTAAACTAAATTTTCAACTAATACAAAGGTGAATTGGCTTAATCCACTTTACTTGAACAACACAACTATTACAATggcaacaataaaaaataatagcagAAGTCCTTTCCCACTTGGTGcttataaataaagaaatcagaGAACACTGGAGGGCTGTAGCACTCTGGTACAGTGTCAGAACCAGAACATATATTTCTAGATTCTGTTTATAACAGTAGTGACAGTACTACTAACTTATATTCTTATGTTGTTGAGTTgaagaataaaacataaaaagccTTAAATGTCAATGTATGGACTATTTGGTCCTTTCAATTCATGTTATGCATCAGGATTcaagtatataactatatattcTATTTCTAACACTTTTGCTGTACATAGAAAAGGGAGCAGTTTATGCAATATGCTCAAAAAGAACATTAAAAGTATCCATCCATGTTCACCTACTTCTAAAAACCAGCTTTTATATACTACTGAATGGATTTTAGCTCCTCTAAAGTAAGGAGCTCACTTGAACTATAAATTGAGGAATATCTTGATGACAAAATTAAGGGAGTGGATTCTGACAAACCCGGGCTTAGTTATGCATGTGATTTCAATTTATCATAACATCAATCATCGATTTTATCACTAAAAACTGAGATTTCACGTGTTtccatttttctctctaaaatatttttttttttttgctttagagGAGCTAAATCCCTTTTCGATAACAATAATACTTTTCCCTTTAATTGAAAGAAACATGAggtattttctaaaattattgtAGAAAATGTGATCACCCAATAGCACTCACAAACATTATTGCTAGAATGTGACTATCACCAAAATAATGGGGTATGTGTATTTTCTTTCAATCATATGTACTTGATATCAGTAGCATCTGAAATTCTGAATATACAACTGATCACTTATGTTAAAGTCAACAATTCAACATTTAGAAACCGAACAGGATCCAAGGAATTAGCAGACACTtatatttctttatattttttaaagtgcTTAGTTGCAGTGCAAGAACCGAAATAACAAAACTGTCAAGCATATCCACTAATCCTTATAAACATGTAGCTAGTCAAGAGAACTTTGAAATTGAATTGAACAGTTGAACCTTTCAGTTTCAAGTTATCATTTTGACATTCTTGCAACAGTAGAAAGTCTCTAGTGCGGTATTGTCAAATGATCAATAAGTCATTAAATGAACCCCAAAACTTTCAACATATCAAATTAACTAATTATGGCTTATTACTATTCTCATAGATTCACAAAAGGATTCTTAATCCAAGTCAAGAAATTCTGGTTATTAGTAACAATCAACAATTGAAATATTGCAATGCTGCTCATAGGGTCAAAGTATGTgactaaacaagaaaagaaaaacaactaatGACATACCTGGAATACTTATGATGTACAGACATCTAAGTACATTTCTTATTGATCGTCATTCAACACCAAATCATTAACCAATTTCTCCTAGATACTGGAATATGCCCAACACCATGCAATGTCTTTAGACAACAATCATCTTCTAAACAATAAGAAACTTAACCTTGTTTCTTATTGAGTCTCAACTTTAGATACACCTGCTTTCAGTGCAACTTCTCGTTTATTTTGGATTTGGCGAACAAATTCATTAATTACTACATGTAACCTCACATTAGGCTTACGATTAATTGGAACATTATAGCCTGCCCTTTTTACAGCACGAAGAAGACACTTTTCACCTAATTGGTAATGAGTTGTGCAAGCAGCAGGAACCACAGACCTCAACACTGGTTTATTACAATATGAAGGCCCTGTTGGCAAACTGCATAGAGCCATAAACCTTTATCAGTAAATTTGTCTGTCTGAGAAAATGGTAATTATTATGAATAGGAATTAGGACAGCAATATTGTAATACATCAAAATAGAAAAGGACAAagcatcaattttaaaattacagaCTTTAAATTAAGAACATAGTACAAATTACAAACAAAGCTTCTCATACCTTGAACAGCAAGTAGGGATAAAAAACTCAAAGGGTATGTTTGTAAGTTAAGGCTTTGACGGGAAAGAGAGGGAAGGAATGATTGAATTAGAAATCAGACTTATAATTAATCATCAAGCCTTTCCAGGAGCTCCCTTCCCTTCCAAATCCTCAATTCACAAACACACCTTGTGTTAAGGAAGTTGTCTCTATGGAATCTAGAAACTGTGGTAGAAGGTGAAGTGAAACTCTATGCATTTATGCTTCAATGATGCACAATTAGATCAGGAACAGAAGTCAACAGATGTGTTGTGAGTTTTTCAGGTGATAGTGATATTTCTGAATGCAACCAAAGAATAAACTATTTGCAAGACATTGTTGACCAATAAAGTGCAATGCTTGGATTCTTTGGTTGGCTTGAATCCATAAACTAGTATGAATAGCTGGTAAGCGAGAGTCATATGACACTACTGAATACAAAATAAGATACTCTTTTAGTAAGCAAAGCAGCCATAACATAGTTTTCTCCAAGAACTTAAGTAAGATTGAGGTGGGCATAAAACGAACTGACCAATAGGATTACCATTTATAATAAAACTTTGGTATAATGGGATAATTATGAAAAGCAGTTGCATTCAGCCAATGAATGACAGAAATCAGGACagcattatatatataaaagcatcTTACATCATCTGTATTACTTTGTATGGGTTGTCTTTGCGCTAAACAAAATTTTCCAAATAAAAAATGCTCGACTTTTACCAAAACAAACAAATTAAGTAGATACTGATTattaattaaatcaaactatGCAACCATCCAGGCCTTTGGGAAGAAAGTTGATACTACTGCTGGTTGAGAAAGAAGCCATCACGGCATCACTGCTGCCGCCACTTGGCCCTCCTCCTCCACTCTAGGTGGTTTTCCTTTTTCCAACTCTTCCCTCTGCTCTCTTTTCAAGACTGTTTCTGTTCCAATTGTTCAATACTCTGTTTCAGTTCTATTTTTAGTCTTTTTCTTGGCATTCGTTCTTCTTCCACTTCATCTCTAGTCAATCTAGATACTTCATTTGTTAGTTTAAAAACAAGATGAGACAACGTCTTTGGTGTTTCTTTTGAGTTTTTAGTATTTGACTATGCCATAGTTTGCACTTAAGCTCTATGTCTTTGTATTTTTGTGCTTTATGGCTTAATGTACTCTTTATCTGTTGATTAGCTGAATTAATTGCACACTGCATGAGTAAAAAGTTGCTTATATTGCTTAGATTTTATAATCTATTACATGTGCAGCTTTTCTACGTTTTGTGGATATACATGTATTTTCAGTCCTATCTAAGATTTCCACCATTTCTCACAACGCCATTCGCCATAATCCTATGGCGGAATTTTCGCCCTCCACCATGAGCCGCCATTCACATTCAAAAACTATGCTGTAACGTTGAGGTGCAATAGAGGGGTAAAGTGCACATTTTCAACACAAGGaaattaaatatacatattaCCAGATACTTCTAAGTATCTATCATCAATGGTTTTACATTTGCAATAGAGACACTCGGACCAGTGACGACTCAAGGTGAGGAAACCTTGGAAACTAGGCGTGACATACTCAAATTAGTTTCCTTTCCCGATAGAATACCATGGGGATTAGTCTCCTAATTCTCAACGATTAAAACTTTGGATTCTATTTACCCTAAGTATTAGAGGAGCCAAATCCATCATCAGCAAGTGCAAAATTATCAAGCCACACTGAACCACAAACAAAGCAGGTTACTTCCTCCGAGACTTTAACCCATCTTTTCCAAACCACACACGCATTATGATAAAAGAATTCCATTCATTGTTCGCTAAAAGAAAAAAGCGCAACATGAAAACgaacacaaaaaacaaaaaattaaaatacaactcTTTAACAAATTTCAAATTGCAAGAAAGCCTATCAACCAAAgaaaaaattgcaagaaaaaaaaaCTTGGGGTAAAAAAGAACTCACTTTTTAGCGACGGTTCTGCATCCCCGATAGAGCTTCTGTTTCGGATCTGAAAGTATGTGAGCGTGACAGTACCGAGTAAGCGCCATAGCCTTAATCTTACATCCACCAAAAGCGCACCGAACAATGTCGTCTCCTCCAACTCCCAAAACGGCATTATTGTTCCTCTCATTGCCGCCGATTGCGTTGTTATTGCTCTCGTCGCCCAAAACGACAGCGTCGTTTACGCCGCTAGTTTCCTTGAAGGGGCTCTTACCGTAGGTCCAATAATACTCCTTATACTTGGACTTGATCTCTTCCATTAGAGCCCAATAGTGCCCTCTGTAGCACCGTCTGAGTTGCCTCGTTCGGCGGAGCCGACGAGCGGTTACCTCGCGTTTACTCAGCACAAGTGTCTTGgcaaaaacggcgtcgttttcaaCTCCGTCCAGGGTCATAGGAGGAGGTGgaggtggcggtggcggtggagACTCGTCCattggtggtggtggcggtgggGCTGCCTGAAaagtttggtgtgtgatggaCGGAAAGTAGGATAACAGAAGAGACTGAGCAgggatttgatttaatttgatttggcTTTTAATTATTGGTATGTTAATTTGGTTGTGTGTGCCTGTGTGGTATGAAAGTTCAGCTTTGTAAGCGGAAAATCTATTTTATCGTTAAAAGCTTGGCCAACTGTCTTATCAGTTATCACTCTTACGGCCTTATGGGAGACTAACCGACCGAGAGTGGGAGGGTTTAGGCTTTAAAACTGAATGGCGATTGAATCGGTCATGTTTTTGGATCATTAGATTACTAGTTTAATCGGGTGAATCACTAATTGAATCGATTGATTCGCTTCTacataaattagaaaaaaataaaatagttaaaaatttaaaatacatatatctTCACTAGTCTTTTAACAACATTTAAATTTCAATATAAAACagcaataatataaaaaaaaatataaattcacaATAACCATATCAAAACAACAGTTTTTTCACAGAATCTATTCCGTATCTAACAATATAAATTCACAGCAATAATATAGCACAGTATTTAACAAATTTGAATAATCTACCAAGaattaacaaattataattaataaaatataatcagCAACAATCAAGAATAAACTGAATCAGTTAATCAACATCAGTTAATCAAATTATAATCCAACCACTAAataactaaagaaaaataaaaaaaatacttgatgACAAGAAGGTAGAATGTGGGCAGAGAAGAGCACCGTAACAATATAGAACAGCACCAACACTATATAAACAACTCAATTCATAAAGCCTATCCACTATCCAACAATATACAATCACAGAACAATATAAAAACAACATCAACACTATAAAAACAGCAGCTCAATTCACCATAATCATATAAAAACAGCAACAAATCAACAGATTATAATCCAATAATGAATAattaagaaaagttaaaaaaCTTACCTGATGATGTGAAGGCAGAATGCGGGGGAGAAGAGGGAGACCAAGCACGGCGATGCAAAGACTAGCGGGGGGAGGCAGCAGCGACGCGAGCCCCACCAGATGAGGACGCGACGGCGACGACGACGATGATAGACGCACAGCGGCACAGGAGCAAGGAGATGCGACGACACAATGAAGACAAGCCACGGACGGAGGCAACGACGCAGTGCCGGAGATGCGCAGGAGCCGGGACGAGATGCAGAAGAGTCGGCGATGTGGAAGCAACCGTGCGGTGGCGGTGGGCAGTGGCAGATTTGTGAGTGTGAGAGAGTGAGAGGGAGGCTCTAGCTCTGGAGTGAGCGGGGTTGGGGTTGGGGTTGGGAGTTCCTCTGAGCTAGCATTAaggttttaatttattaaaaaaaatcttgaaCCAGTCCGGATTTTTGGTTTGCCGATTTTTACCAGAATCGACCGGATCAAATcggttttttaccggttttttttcttGTCTAGTGCCTTGCTTTGCCCAAATTGGTCTCGTGACTGATTCATCAGTTTTTTTGTCTTGTCAATCGAGTCGGTCTGATTTTAACAACTATGATTAGAATGTTAATTTGATTTCACGTGGTATAAAAGTTTGAACAATGCTGATGAATATGGTAATAGAGATGTAGGGTTGGGAGCAAGAAAAAAGACAGAAAAGATTACAAAAACAATCAAAGTAGATGACTTAGTGATGCAGAATGACCTTGGACAAGCAAATTGTCCAGTTGGGAGCATTAAAAAGAATGTTGAAACAACAATAAAGAGTAGAAAAGACCTTGAGGAATCAAACTCAGGAAAGAAAGGTACACTGATGGAAGAtacaaattttatgtttggaggGATTGAGAAGGATTTAGAAGTTTCTGGAGACTCAGAGAAGCAGGAAGGGAGTCCGTGTTGTCAGGAAAGGCTAGGAAATAGTTGGGAAAAAGACATGGCAAAAAACATATTCGCATGAAATTTAGCAGTAGAATCAGGAGCAATTCAATATAACGAGGAAGAAGATATTATGGCCACTATTCAAGTTCAAAATGAGGCAATTGCACAGAAAAAAATCaagcaaaacaaaaagagaaagcaaggagTGCCTATAAGAAAGGAAGAGCGTAAAAGGTGGTTAATTGTTTTTTCCCGCTATTATTTGAAATACATGGATGGAAAGGAATAACAAAATATTCAGGAGCCATGAAACAGGAGTAGCGGAAGTTATTAACAGGTCGATTATGAGCTACAAATAGTGGTATGGTGTTGATCCCAACAGTTGTTGAAGGCAATACCAGAGATGTCTAtggtttgatttttgtttttctttattctttgttgtttattttcattttacttttgttactccaccttgttgtgttgaacacttttacttcaaaaaaataaatgttcAGTTTTATAAATGGAAAATCTATTTTAACGTTCAAAAATTGGTCAACTATTTTATCACCATATTTATCAAAATCGAAGTGGTAATTGATCTGGCTAACTTACTAGATCACTGAGTCAGTGATTCAACTGACAAATCACTAGTCAAACCGTTAAACCcggtaataactaaataaatatatcaaagtataataaaattaaaatttataaaaataaaaatataatattaatattgaataataaaaaatatttcaaataacTTAATTTTAACTAGTGTATGTATCCGcacaatgcatgaaaaatatttaatattttatttatctctaAGGTATTTTTCacaaaacaatattttttaacatatttaattttaaattaagtctaatttatttcttttcattCATGTGAATACTAAATAATAGTgcataacaaaaaaatttcacaaggctttttaattaaaataaatattgaaaaaaCTTTATTTCCTTAAATACGCATAGttcaaaatgtttttcaaaatatgCAGCACCATGTCTTATGAAACAAACACGAAATGGATTTAGGTACCACTTTAACACTAGCACCCACAAAATGGTGCCATGCATAGCAGAGGAAGCGTTGACAAACCGAATCCAACCTGGCCAAACGCGAAATGGGCCATTTTATTGATGGCACCAACAAAATGGGCACCTCACCGACGGCACACACGAATTGAGCCAAACTAAGTCTAGCAGACACGAATTGGGAGACATCATTTGCGGCGCCCACGAAATGGTCACTCCAATTATGGCAGACACAAAATATGGGTGGCTTTAGTGAAGGTTGCAGGTTTCAGGTGCTCCAGTCCCCGTACTAGCATGCATTGGGTGCACCGAGTAGCATGGGAGAAGGCATGAAGGGGTTGGTGTGTATATAAAAGGGAAGAAGGGGAAGGGGACCAAGTGTAGCATAAGTTGAGGTGAAATAGGGATAAAAACAATTATAATCCGTGCCAAAAGCACGAAAAAAAGTGCATGTGgttaataattttgttttgtggtttgataaaaaaaaaatataaaatgagcaGTGGTAGTAGAATTAATATGGAAGAAAATCTTAATCGGTTAGATGAAATTTATATTGTTGCACATTTTACTAATATGGTTAGTTTCAGTGATCATATGTTGTCAATAATGTCATTAGTTTTCTCGTTAtaacaaatttatttaataatggtTATTGTAATCTTAAGTGTGTTCTTCGTGTTTCTTTGTTGTAGCTCGCACGTGTTTTGACATCGCATGGCACACTTGTTGATGTTTTCACGTCTGATCCACCGGATCCAAGCATGGAGACCAGGCGGAAGAGACTTGAATCTTATCTACGACGATCAAAATTTTATTATGCTTCATTAATAAAGCGTTTCGAGTATGACAATCAACTGATAAATGCATTTGTTGAAAGGTAGTCTCCCGAGACGCACATATTTCACCTCCCCTAGGGTGAGTGTACCATAACACTGGAAGATGTGGCAATGCAGTTAAGCTTACCAATTGATGGCGAGCCTGTCAGTGGTACTCTAAGGTCATGGAGCAAGTTTCACCAGAAAGATATATGGCAATAGTGCCAAGAACTTATTGGTGATGTTCTAGTCGAGCATGTAGGGACAATGAAGTTCAACATAAAGTTGAAGTGGCTTAGAACTCGTCTTTAAAAGATGCCGCTTGACTTACCAGATAATGCCCCAATTTAGTATGCCTGTTGttatattttgtatttgttaCCGCGGCCGGGGGGTGCTACTACTGCCGGACAAGGCCAACAACACGGTCCACCTTCTTTATCTTCCTCTGTTGGCCAATTTTGATGCCATCAGTACTTATAGTTGGGGTAGCGCATGT contains:
- the LOC112697035 gene encoding uncharacterized protein, whose product is MNQSRDQFGQSKALDKKKNRSEELPTPTPTPLTPELEPPSHSLTLTNLPLPTATARLLPHRRLFCISSRLLRISGTASLPPSVACLHCVVASPCSCAAVRLSSSSSPSRPHLVGLASLLPPPASLCIAVLGLPLLPRILPSHHQAAPPPPPPMDESPPPPPPPPPPMTLDGVENDAVFAKTLVLSKREVTARRLRRTRQLRRCYRGHYWALMEEIKSKYKEYYWTYGKSPFKETSGVNDAVVLGDESNNNAIGGNERNNNAVLGVGGDDIVRCAFGGCKIKAMALTRYCHAHILSDPKQKLYRGCRTVAKNLPTGPSYCNKPVLRSVVPAACTTHYQLGEKCLLRAVKRAGYNVPINRKPNVRLHVVINEFVRQIQNKREVALKAGVSKVETQ